The following nucleotide sequence is from Corylus avellana chromosome ca7, CavTom2PMs-1.0.
CAAAGTCTATAGTGGCAACCAAaccactcttgggttctaggAACAAGCTCCCTATAAAAGTAATAACCGCGTAAGtctaacaacttagtaagtaaacctcacaattgggtatgacataagcttattattaaaaaaattacagtttaccccccaaagttgatagcgtttttcaattcgaacaccaaagtttcaatttttgcaatccacccgcccaaagttccaattttttttaatttgagcaattgtatccaaaacttcccatattgcccataacttttttctttttttagaaaaaaaaaaaaaaaaaattcggggtggctctttggccatatggccatttttgcaccccccaaaatttttttttctcataaaaaattaaaaaaaataaaaataaaaatcagggtcagtatgagaattttgggataatattggttgaattgaaaaatattggaactttgtgggggtggattgcaaaaattaaaactttggtatttgaattgaaaaacgctgtcaactttgtggggtaaactgtaattttcccttattattattaagaaaaagtAAACACGCGGTTTTTGGTAAACATTGAAAATGAGGTATTGTCTCtattaatacaccataaaagtattgtttggctAATAAAATAGTGGTGTACTACCCGCAGCAatcacctaagtattttaatgcaacAAAACTAATGCTTATAAGCCGTAACTATCATATATAGTTTACCTGAAATATTACCCttttctcagcagggttggcgctatactgagggacctgtaatataatgGTGGTGCCCtggccattgtacgctaccattcATGACACTAACAGCCcgactgagtccgacctcgggtgtcCCATGCTGCTAATGATGTACGTGTTGTAATGACCAACAATTAGGCAATGGCTGCTCTGGTTACTAAACAACCATTTGATCCAATGCCTATATAACCACACACAcctttgaccatagaatcaactctatatagtaagccaatgaccattataccgcacgtaccgatgtactatgtcatacaatgcatcttatcaaccaattattaaagtagttaccaagttattacaaaaagtagacatgctcatatcataagTGTGGttagtcagctgacatatcccacgtttttagggaaagtgttcgtaagtgtttacttacctcgtacgctcgctcGAGTCCTCCGACATTACAAATCCCTGCTATAACAAAATACGACTCATCGTTATAagtagtactagagaactctagGAAGTTCTATCTAACGAAAAGGGCTGCTAAAAGCTTTGTACATATTTATGGGGCTAAAGGGCGTGTAACCCGAGCTCTGGACGAGCGCTCGATCCCTAGGTCGAGTGTTTGGCCAGGGGCTAGGGTTTGGCCAGAAGCCCTAAAATGGGTTCTAGGCTTCTATCTAAGGCTATGGGTTGGTATTTCCTTTCCTAGGTTCAAAATAAACATACACactacaagaaaacacaacacaaagaatcaaagaggtgtttaaaagccttttgaaaacattcttGGTCTTGTTAAGAAATAAGCACATCTAAGCGCAAAACATATAATCGTGCAACTTTTTATAGAGAACAAGGGTGGGGTTGAAAAGCTTTTGAAATCTTTCTTAGCTTTACAAGAAAAACGGGTATAAGAACTTGTTATgacatctttaaaacttgtaacattAAGAGAAtagtaacaataattaaaagaagCACAAAGGAAGGGTCAAGAATCACCTTAGAAGATAGCAAGGCTTCAAACTTTCTCCTTCCTTTTCTCCAAAACCACCAAGGAAACACTCAAGGCTCACAACTGCACTCACACATCAGTTCTAGGGATCGAAGTAACAGAGGCTAAAATGAGGCTAAAGGGTCGAGTGGGGGTGGGTGGGAAAAAATTGAGGACACTGCAAGAGAAATAATGAAAAGGTGCGAGCGTTCATGTACTATGGTGTCGAGCACTCGTGTACTCTTCACAACGGGTTAAAAATACTTTCCAGCCATGCAATTTGGGTATTGTCTAAGACTCTGAAAATTGGTCAACAAGGACTCGCTTACTGTAGCAGCGAGCGCTCATGTACTGTAGCAGTGAGCGCTCGTATAATGTTCACCAAAGGTAAAAAAATGCTCAGATATACGATTGGGTATTGCACAAGAGGTATTGCACTGTTCATGCGAGCGCTTGTGTAGTCCCCTAGGCGAGCGCTCAGCCAGTGAAggtatttttgggtttttgcttCTAAAAGGTCTTAAGGGGCTTGGTTTATTCAAAGAAGGTTTATGTCACTTGGTTTAAAGCTTTGTTTTAAGGAATTATTAACCGGTTAAAAAATCTTTAACTCTTTTGAAAACGGTAATTTGTCGGGGCATTACATATCTAACACAATGAAAATAAGTGTTATTGAATTTGGTCTATTTTAAACatataatttagtctttatGTTTAAATAAGTGTTCACCTACCTCTATATCCATGAATGAATTTAAAGGCCATtgcatatattattaaatttgatcTATTAAATAGCCTTATAGCCATAATTAACTTTAAGTAACtcaaattaaacataaattttaaaaagtataggtaaatattattttcaaacataatatatatagaaaaagccAATTAACATATATCATTCatgtataatataataaatatgttgaattgtttatttattttattaattatattcttttgtctttttaatagatttttatttaactTTACTTTATAATATTTGCCACTGCTCTTCGTAATTGCCTCTTTTCgccttttttttgttaacattgTTACGACCATTGCCACATGAAGCGAAGCTGGGTGGCAATGTAGTCACTGGGTATGATTATGAATTGTTATagcttattttgtaattatatatatttatgaattatgattaataataatacttaaGCTATAAACTATGAATTAAGCTATAAATAGTAATCAAAATTATGTGCTTGTGTGAAGTGTGAACTATTAATTAAGCTATAAATATACTCgaaggaggagaaaaaaaaaaagaattaactaattaagctataaatttaaatatgattGTGTAATTATACTTATAGCTTAATTGTTTAGTATTCATAGCTTTATTTGTAATTATTTGAACTTAAAGTTACAacttattttctaattaaagaTTTATGGGTTATGATACAACAATTCATAACACATGCTTAATATATATCTAATGATTGTATCATATGATCTCGAACAAAAAAGTATTATCATTTTGATCTTGGATATGAAATAATGTAATCTAACTATTCCTAAGTATCCAATGGTAGAAAAGTACCAATAGtcaatataaatattaactAACATGTATTAAGTTAATAACATTAACAAagataattattatataatcatatggtattaTGTATCgaatgataataatttttttgtctaatgataatacttagatcatatgatcatatgatctaatgacTATACATCACATGATCCTGTGATCTAAATTCTAATGATATACTTAATTTATGATTGTAATTAACATATTGGTGATTCCAATCCTAATCACTTAATTTGGGATTATATGAATCTTATTGTCATTGTATAAGTAATCTATATACCTAATCATTATATCTAAGTATTATTAAGAATTGTTAGATACTTGGAATCTTAAATCATACTTTGTTGTTGAATCTAAGTATATAGATACTTAATCATTATATTAGTATGTTCATTATAAATCATAATTATCCTAATTTCTAAGtgtctaatgataatacttagatCATATGATCATACGATTTAAGTATTATCTtttgatcatatgatataatgatTACATGATCATATGACACAATGTTagattattatttgattatatggtcctattatattatatgaataatatgattaaatatttaaattgtcattagatcatatgattaaataatgaaattatttaatatgcttaatttatatatattgtaagagctgaacaaattttatttgaataatgaaATTAGGGaattcctattaaaaaaaaagttatatatatatataatcaattaattattgtttcttaatttatatatattgtgtaaGAGCTGAACAAGTATATTTGAATAATGAAATTAGggaattctaatttttttttttttttaaaaaaaaaagttttatatatatacacatattaataaatatatatatgagttgaGCCTTAATAAGCGAATTATACGAACTTGTTCACAAACACTAATCGAGTCGAGCCGAGTTTGTATCGTTTGATAATCAAGCTTAGTTTCATGTTTATGAACGGtccatttaataatcgagtcgagtTTAATTGAACCAAGCTCGAGTAGCATTGTTCACTTAAGAACCCTATGCATTAGAGTTTAAAGACGTGTTTCTTAGGTATGAAGATAGAGATCAAGTTTTTATATGCCAAGTCTTGAAGATTGAATGAATGTGGAAAACGTTTTTCATGTTGGAAGTTCTTAATGAGGTGACAAATATTGTATCAGGAAGTTACTATCCAATTTCTAATTTATTTCTTCCTAAGGTATGAAGAATAAAAGATGTATTGAATAAGAAGTTTAGGCATAAAAATGATTACGTAAGAGAAATGGCTGCAAAAATGAATATAAAGTCTGAGAAGTATTGGGGTTGTAATTTGTTGATGGCAATGATTGTAGTTTTCGATCCAATATCAAAAACAATGTgagtagttttatttcctaGCAATTTATCTAGAATAGCTAGAAGCCACTATAAATATTGGAATGGTCCTTAAAGTTCTACATAAGTTGTATGATGAGTATGCTAAGAATTTTAATTTAACTCATGAAGGACGaagtgaagaagaaaatgtttgTAAAACCCGACGCATCTAGaaagtttttaccaagagtacattaatatacatagttgaacacaactatgacccaaaagcctaagctaatggctAAGGTCCATttaggtatattaagtactattttcttttatattttcttaatgtgagactcaacactcacaagcgcactcacaacaatctccccctcacttgTGAATCTCTTCACATTAACCAAACTCCActcacttgtgagtctttttacatttctaaGAGTGTCTTGCGTCAAGAGTTGCGGATGCAGACACAACTCCAAACCTGACATGTCCAGACACCTGTTCTAGGAAGCTAACCATGGCTCTAATATCGCTTGTTGGGAGATAAACCgattatggagtttttaccaagagtacattaatatatatagttgaagaCAACTCTAAGCCAAAAGCCTAAACTAATGGGAGtaaggtccacttaagtatattaagtactattttctttttatattttgtcaatgtgagactcaactcacaagtgcactcacaacaatcttTCCCTCACTTGTAAGTCTCTTCGCATTGACCCAACTCCCCCTCgcttgtgagttttttttttttttttaacatttccAAGAGTGTCTCACATCAAGAGTTGTAGATGCAAACACAACTTCAAACCCGATGTGTCCAAACACCCGTCCCAAGAAGCTAACAATGACTCTAATATCACTTGTTCGGGGAGATAAAGCGATTATGGAGCTTTTACCAAtggtacattaatatatatagttgaacacaactatagcccaaaagcctaagctaatgggttaaggtccacttatgtatattaagtattcttttcttttatatttctcaatatGTGACTCAATACTCACAAGTGTATTCACAACAAGGACGAATAATGaattaagagtaattttaaatactatTTGACTTTGTTTAtcaatcattgatttttttatttttttatttttcttctttaataaaGGCTAAGTAAAGAGTTGATGAATACTGTTACATCAGTCCAATGGTTTGAGAGTAGGAAAATGAGTATATACTATTCCTCAATAGATTAaagatattggattgaattgcaatagagaaatgttatgcaCATCTCACTTTCAAAGTGCACGCTCTTTGAGGTACaacttaaaattactattggatcaattcaaaatttaatagtaattttcaaTGCCACGTCAGAGAATATAAATTTGAGAGTATGAGAGTGAGAGTATTTGTAACATTTCTCATTGCAAAATACCGCATCAAAAAGACATGgaaggggggggagggggggggtcAAATTTCAATCATTATTGGGGATCCATCCCAAATCTGACAGAACACATAAACAAGAGTGTTAGGCAGAGACAGCATTTCACAAAATACCGCATCAAAAAGAGGGGGTGGGTCTTGAAATGGGTATTTGACCTCGAAAATCTTGACCCGGCCCCCTATAACCAGATCCTTTTCTTCCCCCTCTCCGTTGAGATTCAGTAAAACCAAAAGGTCCAAAACAACTCTGTAACCATTTTCATTTCGAGCATTCTGCGACAAAACTCAGGTACTCtttatctctcttctctgcatatattatatatacatacattttCTATTTGTATGTTGTGTATATATAATGTTCCTGCTGTTGCGTCTGACAACTGTTTGTGGAAATGCCTCTTCAGACTTCATGGTATTTTgtaattgtttggattttttttagcCTTGAGCAATAGAAGCAGCTTTTTGCCTGCGTGGAGTGTAATTTGGTTGGCAAGCTCTTTGTCGAATGGCAAAGATGATTGTTGGATCAGTGGCTTTGAAGCGATCGATATCAACTTTGTCATATCTCCGCGAAAGAATTAAACAAACAGGTAAAGTGAAGGGTTGATTAAGTCAATGCTTTAATATCAAGTAAAACAtgtgaagagagatttttgagtatgctgatttattttttttttgttttaatttgtgttctttttggTTTAAACTAGCAGAGAATGAGATTGTCGATATGTTTCGTTTACCTAGTACGAAAGATGAAGTGCCAAACTTGCCCATGAAGGGAAAGCTGTCGAGGAAGGACCCCTCTGTTCGAACATTGGATGAGAGATTTATAAGGATTTTGAAAATATTCAAGTGGGGACCTGATGCGGAAAAGGCCTTGGAAGTGCTAAAGTTGAAGGTGGATCATCGATTGGTTCGTGAGGTTCTGAAGATAGACGTTGAGATCAATGTTAAAATTCAGTTTTTCAAATGGGCTGGGAAGAGGAGGAACTTTGAACATGACTCAACTACCTACCTGGCTTTTATCCATTGCTTGGATGAAGCTGGGGTAGTTGGAGAAATGTGGAAGACAATCCAGGAGATGGTTAGGAGTACATGTATTATTGTTCCATCTGAGTTATCGGAAATTGTCAGAGTCTTGGGTAAGGCTAAGATGGTCAACAAGGCACTATCTGTCTTTTACCAGATAAAGAGTCGCAAGTGCAAACCCACGGCAAATACTTACAATTCCATGATCTTGATGCTGATGCAAGAAGGTCATCATGAAAAAGTCCATGAGCTTTATAATGAGATGTGTAATGAAGATAACTGTTTCCCAGATACAGTGACATATAGTGCACTCATATCAGCATTTGGGAAATTGGGTCGTGAGGATTCCGCCATGAGGTTGTTTGATGAGATGAAGGAGAATGGCTTGCAGCCCACTGCAAAGATTTATACGACATTGTTGGGAATGTTTTTCAAGCTGGGTAGGGTAGAGGAAGCTTTGGGTCTAGTCCAAGAGATGAAAGAGAAGGGGTGTCCTCTAACTGTCTTTACTTACACAGAGTTGATAAAGGGGCTTGGGAAAGTTGGGAGGATTGAAGAGGCTTAcagtatatatattgatatgcTCAAAGGGGGTGTTAAGCCTGATGTTGTGCTCATAAACAATCTGATAAACATTTTTGGAAGAGCAGATCGTTTGCAAGAAGCTCTTAAAATTTTTAGTGAAATGGAATCTTTGCAATGCAAACCGAATGTCGTGACATATAACACTGTAATAAAGGCTTTATTTACATCCAAAGCTCCAGCTTCCGAGGCTTCTTCATGGTTTGAAAAGATGAAGGCAACTGGTGTTGCTCCCAGCTCGTTTACTTATTCAATTCTTATTGATGGTTTTTGCAAAACAAATAGAGTTGAGAAAGCTTTATTGCTTCTTGAAGAGATGGATGAAAAGGGTTTTCCTCCTTGCCCAGCTGCCTATTGCAGCCTGATAAATAGTCTTGGAAAAGCAAAACGGTATGAAGCTGCAAATGAGTTATTTCAAGAATTGAAAGAGAACTGTGGACGCTCAAGTGCTCGTGTATATGCTGTAATGATCAAACACTTTGGGAAATGTGGGCGTCTCAGTGAAGCTGTAGATCTTTTTAATGAGATGAAGAAACTTGGATGCAATCCTGATGTTTATGCTTATAACGCACTCATGTCAGGGATGGTAAGGGCTGGCATGATAGACGAAGCTCATTCCTTACTTAGAACAATGGAAGAAAATGGTTGCTATCCAGACATAAACTCACATAATATCATTCTAAATGGCTTGGCTAGAACTGGTGGCCCAAAGCGGGCTGTTGAGATGTTTACAAAGATGAAACAATCGAAGAATAAGCCAGATGCAGTTTCTTACAACACTCTTCTTGGCTGTCTAAGCCGATCTGGTATGTTTGAGGAAGCCGCTAAGCTGATGAAAGAAATGAATTCTAGAGGTTTTGAATATGATCTTATCACTTACTCATCAATACTTGAGGCGGTTGGTAAGGTTGATGAAGATCGTAATCCTGTCACTTTGTGAAAGAACTAGGTATAACATACATGCTCCTCTCATATTTGccacttttttcttctattattaGACTTATTTACCAATcctcccccaccccccccaCCCTGTTTCCACTTTCCTCAGAATTGACGTGCATGATTATGTGAATTTTGTATTCAAAACATTGGATGGACTTGGCAATAGTATGCTATATATCTATTGATATGGGGGAGCATTGattcaatttttctcttattgtcATCTCATTTGTTTATTGCTTTTAGTATGATGTTGATGCCTCTTCCCAGAGACAAATTTGTGCTAAACCGAAATGTGAATTAACATCGTGCTGTTATAGCTAGATAGTGTCCTGTAGCTGTATACAGCAAATCTAAGA
It contains:
- the LOC132188799 gene encoding pentatricopeptide repeat-containing protein At3g16010 is translated as MAKMIVGSVALKRSISTLSYLRERIKQTENEIVDMFRLPSTKDEVPNLPMKGKLSRKDPSVRTLDERFIRILKIFKWGPDAEKALEVLKLKVDHRLVREVLKIDVEINVKIQFFKWAGKRRNFEHDSTTYLAFIHCLDEAGVVGEMWKTIQEMVRSTCIIVPSELSEIVRVLGKAKMVNKALSVFYQIKSRKCKPTANTYNSMILMLMQEGHHEKVHELYNEMCNEDNCFPDTVTYSALISAFGKLGREDSAMRLFDEMKENGLQPTAKIYTTLLGMFFKLGRVEEALGLVQEMKEKGCPLTVFTYTELIKGLGKVGRIEEAYSIYIDMLKGGVKPDVVLINNLINIFGRADRLQEALKIFSEMESLQCKPNVVTYNTVIKALFTSKAPASEASSWFEKMKATGVAPSSFTYSILIDGFCKTNRVEKALLLLEEMDEKGFPPCPAAYCSLINSLGKAKRYEAANELFQELKENCGRSSARVYAVMIKHFGKCGRLSEAVDLFNEMKKLGCNPDVYAYNALMSGMVRAGMIDEAHSLLRTMEENGCYPDINSHNIILNGLARTGGPKRAVEMFTKMKQSKNKPDAVSYNTLLGCLSRSGMFEEAAKLMKEMNSRGFEYDLITYSSILEAVGKVDEDRNPVTL